TTTTTCATTTTTTTCCCCTTTCTACAATTTACATTTTTCATAATATTATACCATATTCAATACCTTAGTTAAAAAAATTATTTTATAAATAAATATTATTTTTTTTATTTTTCTGTTATAATCTCTGTGTATAAACTAAAATATAGGAGGTATTTATGAATCTAGTCGTATTAATTGGACGTTTAACTAGAGATCCTGAACTTAAATTTGGTCAAAGCGGAAAAGCATACTCAAGATTTAGTTTAGCAGTTGACAGACCTTTTTCTAAAGGAGAAGCTGACTTTATTAACTGTGTTGCTTTTGGAAAAACAGCTGAACTTATCGGTGAATACTTAAGAAAAGGTAGAAAAGTTGCTGTTAATGGTAGACTTCAAATGAATAGATATGAGGTAAACGGAGAAAAAAGAACAAGTTATGACGTACTTGTTGAAAGCATGGAATTTGTTGAAGGAAGAGGAGAAGCATCTGCACCATCTGATTTTGCTCCAACGCCATCTTATTCAGCACCTAAAGTTGCTGAGCAATCTTCTAATGATGACTTTGGTGGATCATCTTTTGATGAAGATGAGTTTCCATTCTAATAATTAAATAATATTTTAAACTACTAGGGGTGCCCTTTGGCTGAGACTTACTCTTAGAACCTGATCTAGTTAATACTAGCGTAGGGAAGTAGTTAATTATCACTTTTATTTTATAATTGTGTATATAAAGCTATTTTCCTATTTTTTGGAAGATAGCTTTTTTTATTTATATAAATTTTAACAGGAGGTTTTTTATGTTTTCAAAAGAGTTATACAAAAGTGCAAAAGAAATTTGGGATAGCTACTACACCCATCCATTTGTAAGAGGAATCGGTGAGGGTTCTCTAGAAAAAGATAAATTTAAATTCTATATTATCCAA
This portion of the Cetobacterium somerae ATCC BAA-474 genome encodes:
- a CDS encoding single-stranded DNA-binding protein, with translation MNLVVLIGRLTRDPELKFGQSGKAYSRFSLAVDRPFSKGEADFINCVAFGKTAELIGEYLRKGRKVAVNGRLQMNRYEVNGEKRTSYDVLVESMEFVEGRGEASAPSDFAPTPSYSAPKVAEQSSNDDFGGSSFDEDEFPF